A region of the Nocardia asteroides genome:
TGACGGTGGTCAGCGCATTGGTCGCAACCGCGCTCACCGTCGGATTCGCCGCCACCGCGTCGGCCGCCCCCGCCGACCGGGCCGAGCCGATCGCCGCCGCGACCGGTGAACCCCCGCAGGTCACTTACATCAAGGCGTGCCTGCCGCCCGGCGACACGATCGAACTGCGCACGGGCATCGGCGCGGCGATCGGGGCCGCGATCGGGGCGCTCGTCGGCCTGCCCGTCTTCTTCGTCGGCGCGATCCCCGGCGCTATCATCGTCGGCCTGATCGGCGCCGCCATCGGAGCGTCTTCCTACGCCATCGACTCCGGGCGGCTCGAGCAACAAGGACTGTGCTGATTGCCTGATTCGGCCGAACAGGCTCGCCACGGCGTCGCACCCTGCTGAAACGGGTGATGGCACTTGTGCCGTGTCCGTGGCAGGCCCGGCCTCTCGGGCACCGAAGGTCGGGCCGCACGTCTTTCGGCCCACGGGCAGCGGTTTCAGCGCGATGCGTGCAAGGCGTCGTGCAGGGTGGCCGACCACTGCTGGACGATCTGCTTGCGGCGAGCCGAGTCGTCGGTGAGGACGTCGGCCAGGCCGAGGCCGCGCGCCATGTCGAGGGTCGCTTGGACCAGGTGGTGGGTGACGGGGTCGGAGTCGTCCACGCCGAGCGCTTCGACCGCGCGGCGGTGGGACGCGCGGCCGAAGCGGGCCTCCAGCGGGACGATGCGTTCGCGCAACGCCGGGTCGGCTGCCGCGTGCGTCCACACCTGGAGCGCGGCTTTGAACAGCGGACTGGTGTAGGACTCGACGAGACCGGCCACCACGGCTTCCGTGCGGG
Encoded here:
- a CDS encoding TetR/AcrR family transcriptional regulator, translating into MATPHEPKQDRSRATRQRLLEATIDCLAEMGWAAATVAVVAERAGVSRGAAQHHFPTREDLITAALEYMFDTRSGQAVQEAATLVELGDGLARTEAVVAGLVESYTSPLFKAALQVWTHAAADPALRERIVPLEARFGRASHRRAVEALGVDDSDPVTHHLVQATLDMARGLGLADVLTDDSARRKQIVQQWSATLHDALHASR